In a single window of the Anguilla rostrata isolate EN2019 chromosome 4, ASM1855537v3, whole genome shotgun sequence genome:
- the caiap gene encoding CARD- and ANK-domain containing inflammasome adapter protein has translation MYWGATTMHSTAIFTNPYAIEVLQTKKKELVEGILNTEDLLNLLIDKGIFPPEKKMLLFHNRTRVEKNSRVLDILVSQGERACRLFFYPCLKLVEPDLYQSIKTFVGGLNESVHDTRRQLIGYLLERDKRSPLKNRWDMVPKKNSDIVIPQKNETFPLRTKELKTSLEGNVRASKVVKQKSGDIYDAAAMGNLSLLESLLKGNDVNNVSSSQETLLHIAAQHGQLSIVEFLISKGARLDMKDGQGYTALHRAAEKGHTSTAQALMRAGADIYAMDKKSKMPLHLAARNRHLSTVKAMVEEEIRLFKNQKTFLHMAAVEDNVNLALILLESGASVDARDNQKKTALFYAISHSSERTARVLLEAGAQVDSVIIDAAFNLNSQSIYSLLLDYVKGLTPDNVKAMLFKAVQKNMEGIVAALIENGADANAHNELHYTPLLLAAELGNVETVRVLVAKNASLVAKLPNCNSALHLAIQSGSLEMTKLLLDKGLDANMAGLNEQTPLHLAALHNKPVLVGTLLHAGAQVNAVTKEGLTPLHVASQHSHEETVLQLLKGKASVHAKDKHARTALHYAAAQGGAPVVQLLLSSGADPNAADKEKRTPLHMAATEGRSEAVSALLTQKAQGRVKDMDGCTPLHYAAANGHAKAAADLLSSAKNKNVDDKNVWRRTPLHMASEQGHDDLIELLLHSGAKINAVDNNKDTPLHCASRGGHIGCVQRLVSRAQGEKANLQATNNVKKTPLQVAESKDSQNHQQIVTLLKKKMFLIK, from the coding sequence atgtattggGGAGCTACCACCATGCATTCTACAGCTATCTTCACTAATCCTTATGCAATAGAAGTTCTTCAGACAAAAAAGAAGGAATTGGTCGAAGGCATTTTGAACACCGAGGATCTGCTGAACCTTCTCATTGACAAGGGAATCTTTcctccagaaaagaaaatgcttctGTTCCACAACAGAACACGGGTGGAAAAGAACTCCAGAGTTCTGGATATCCTGGTTTCCCAAGGTGAGCGAGCTTGCCGGCTTTTCTTCTATCCTTGTTTGAAACTTGTTGAGCCTGACTTGTACCAGAGCATCAAAACATTTGTGGGTGGCCTAAATGAGAGTGTGCATGATACTCGGAGGCAGCTGATTGGATACCTACTGGAGAGAGACAAGAGAAGCCCACTTAAAAACAGATGGGACATGGTCCCTAAGAAGAATTCAGATATAGTAATTCCACAGAAAAATGAAACGTTTCCACTCAGGACGAAAGAACTGAAAACATCATTGGAAGGAAACGTAAGGGCATCTAAGGTAGTAAAGCAAAAATCTGGTGATATCTACGATGCAGCTGCAATGGGGAACCTTTCGTTATTGGAGAGCCTTTTGAAAGGCAATGATGTGAACAATGTCAGTTCATCCCAGGAGACTCTCTTGCACATTGCTGCCCAGCATGGTCAACTTTCCATCGTAGAGTTTCTTATCAGTAAAGGGGCCAGACTGGACATGAAGGATGGCCAGGGCTACACAGCCCTGCACAGGGCTGCAGAAAAAGGCCACACGTCTACAGCCCAAGCACTGATGCGAGCTGGGGCTGACATCTATGCTATGGACAAGAAATCCAAAATGCCTCTCCACTTGGCAGCAAGGAACAGGCATCTCAGCACTGTCAAGGCCATGGTGGAGGAGGAAATCAGGCTGTTCAAAAATCAGAAAACCTTCTTGCATATGGCTGCTGTGGAGGACAACGTGAACCTTGCTCTGATTCTCCTAGAGAGTGGCGCCTCTGTGGATGCTAGGGATAACCAGAAGAAGACTGCACTGTTTTATGCCATTAGCCACAGCTCTGAGAGAACAGCGAGGGTTCTTCTTGAGGCAGGTGCCCAAGTAGACTCTGTCATCATTGATGCAGCATTTAATCTAAACTCCCAGTCTATATACAGCCTTCTTCTGGACTACGTAAAGGGTCTGACCCCAGACAATGTAAAGGCTATGCTTTTCAAAGCTGTGCAGAAAAACATGGAGGGGATTGTAGCAGCTCTGATAGAAAATGGTGCAGACGCAAACGCGCACAATGAACTGCACTACACGCCTCTGCTTCTGGCTGCAGAGCTGGGCAATGTGGAAACTGTCAGGGTGCTGGTTGCCAAAAACGCCAGTTTAGTAGCAAAACTGCCAAATTGCAACTCCGCTCTTCACCTGGCTATCCAAAGTGGTAGCCTGGAAATGACAAAACTGCTGCTGGACAAGGGTCTGGATGCCAATATGGCTGGGCTCAATGAACAGACACCCTTGCACTTGGCAGCCTTGCACAACAAGCCAGTTCTAGTGGGCACACTGCTGCATGCAGGGGCTCAGGTGAATGCTGTCACTAAAGAGGGGCTGACTCCCCTTCACGTTGCCAGTCAGCACAGCCACGAGGAGACAGTACTCCAGCTACTAAAGGGCAAAGCCAGTGTCCACGCGAAAGACAAGCATGCCAGGACGGCCCTGCACTATGCCGCCGCTCAAGGAGGCGCTCCCGTGGTGCAGCTCCTGCTTTCTTCCGGGGCTGATCCCAACGCCGCCGACAAGGAGAAGAGGACCCCATTGCACATGGCAGCCACGGAGGGCAGGTCGGAAGCGGTCTCTGCCCTGCTGACGCAAAAGGCGCAGGGCAGAGTCAAGGACATGGACGGCTGCACGCCTCTGCACTACGCGGCCGCCAACGGGCACGCGAAGGCAGCGGCGGACCTCCTGTCCTCGgcgaaaaacaaaaacgtgGACGACAAGAACGTGTGGCGGAGGACCCCCCTGCACATGGCGTCGGAGCAGGGTCACGACGACCTGATCGAGCTCCTCCTGCACAGCGGCGCCAAGATCAACGCCGTGGATAACAACAAGGACACCCCGCTGCACTGTGCCAGTCGTGGTGGGCACATTGGGTGCGTCCAGAGGCTGGTGAGTCGGGCTCAGGGTGAGAAAGCCAACCTGCAGGCCACAAACAATGTGAAGAAAACACCGCTGCAAGTGGCCGAGTCCAAGGACAGCCAGAACCATCAGCAAATTGTCACCCTGCTTAAGAAGAAGATGTTTCTCATCAAATAG
- the si:dkey-86e18.1 gene encoding uncharacterized protein si:dkey-86e18.1 isoform X2 codes for MKSNTTSSCGWTAVSQQSQLPHYPERKISEFQQHIEELGEEYKRHIRKLRSLDPSCKHHPWTPRAYTKRRREDIGPPCAAKRLCTSEPRDLTASSRDGTPASVRPQGHLPSGPAVRSGPDLPDQDQPLSFDATRMALKLAGSRTAPAGLHSDGVTRALLSGLPNLHSSPWGQATEARGPAGARDGASGSPDPSPVPQRATQGLGLCCYSSSDEDT; via the exons ATGAAATCGAATACTACCTCCAG CTGTGGCTGGACCGCTGTCTCACAGCAGTCCCAGCTGCCCCACTACCCCGAGAGGAAGATTTCGGAGTTCCAGCAGCACATCGAAGAGCTGGGGGAGGAATACAAACGCCACATCCGCAAACTTCGATCCCTCGACCCGTCGTGCAAGCACCATCCGTGGACACCCCGGGCCTACACGAAAAGGAGACGGGAGGACATCGGACCTCCATGCGCAG CAAAGAGGCTTTGCACCTCTGAACCCCGTGACCTGACCGCAAGCAGCAGAGACGGTACGCCGGCCTCCGTGCGACCGCAAGGCCATCTCCCATCAGGCCCGGCGGTCCGCTCCGGCCCAGACCTGCCAGATCAGGATCAGCCGCTTTCCTTCGACGCGACCAGGATGGCTCTTAAATTAGCGGGGTCCCGGACGGCGCCGGCGGGCCTCCATTCGGACGGCGTGACTCGCGCGCTCTTGTCGGGCCTGCCCAACCTCCACAGCTCCCCCTGGGGGCAGGCGACCGAAGCGCGGGGTCCTGCGGGCGCGCGGGACGGGGCGTCCGGGTCCCCTGaccccagccctgttcctcagCGTGCGACACAAGGGCTGGGGCTGTGCTGTTACTCTTCCTCCGATGAGGACACGTAG
- the faslg gene encoding tumor necrosis factor ligand superfamily member 6, producing MNHGPSHTYPPVFLVDRGGPQPPVMDPRLVPCWSFPPAAVKRKKRGCCEGACAVTVLVLILFVILGALGLGAFRMHRLQAELVQLRQDMIAQCEGPTLQKQIGLQETSVEKKETRLAAHLTGRIEKEKTSRTLSWEPKHGRAFTSGVDYRDGGIQINETGLYFVYSRVEFMGKHCRAKDSLSHTVFKRREAAKPLVLLEGHREGYCLPAREEGLWSSSSYLGAVFQLTRLDRVFVNVSHPALLSHSHNANYFGLSKL from the exons ATGAATCACGGACCCAGTCACACCTACCCTCCGGTCTTTCTGGTGGACCGAGGTGGGCCCCAGCCACCCGTGATGGACCCTCGCCTGGTACCCTGCTGGTCTTTCCCTCCCGCAGCggtgaagaggaagaagagaggctGCTGTGAAGGAGCCTGTGCAGTCACAGTGCTGGTGCTCATCCTTTTCGTCATACTGGGAGCGCTGGGGCTAGGAGCCTTCCGGATGCACAGGCTGCAGGCTGAACTGGTGCAACTGAGACAG GATATGATTGCTCAGTGTGAGGGCCCCACGCTGCAGAAGCAAATTG GTCTTCAAGAGACGAGCGTGGAAAAGAAAGAGACCAGACTGGCAGCACATCTCACAG GTCGGATCGAGAAGGAAAAGACCTCCAGGACTCTGAGCTGGGAGCCGAAGCACGGCCGGGCCTTCACCAGCGGGGTGGACTACCGGGACGGGGGGATCCAGATCAACGAGACGGGCCTGTACTTTGTGTACTCGCGGGTGGAGTTCATGGGCAAGCACTGCCGCGCAAAAGACTCGCTCTCCCACACCGTGTTCAAGAGGAGAGAGGCAGCCAAGCCGCTGGTCCTCCTGGAAGGACACCGCGAGGGCTACTGCCTCCCCGCGCGAGAAGAAGGCCTGTGGTCCTCCAGCAGCTACTTGGGTGCCGTGTTCCAGCTGACCCGCCTGGATCGGGTTTTTGTCAACGTGTCCCATCCCGCCCTGCTCAGCCACAGCCATAATGCTAATTACTTTGGTCTCTCCAAATTGTGA
- the si:dkey-86e18.1 gene encoding uncharacterized protein si:dkey-86e18.1 isoform X1 — protein sequence MARNQEKHHGKLNRLWLQKEREEGRIKDAHKARPSLSSLNTASAVKKWIPTIKNEIEYYLQQSQLPHYPERKISEFQQHIEELGEEYKRHIRKLRSLDPSCKHHPWTPRAYTKRRREDIGPPCAAKRLCTSEPRDLTASSRDGTPASVRPQGHLPSGPAVRSGPDLPDQDQPLSFDATRMALKLAGSRTAPAGLHSDGVTRALLSGLPNLHSSPWGQATEARGPAGARDGASGSPDPSPVPQRATQGLGLCCYSSSDEDT from the exons ATGGCCAGAAACCAGGAGAAACATCATGGTAAACTGAACCGATTGTGgcttcagaaagaaagagaag AGGGTCGGATCAAAGATGCACACAAAGCTAGACCCTCATTG TCATCCCTCAATACAGCATCAGCTGTGAAAAAATGGATTCCAACTATCAAGAATGAAATCGAATACTACCTCCAG CAGTCCCAGCTGCCCCACTACCCCGAGAGGAAGATTTCGGAGTTCCAGCAGCACATCGAAGAGCTGGGGGAGGAATACAAACGCCACATCCGCAAACTTCGATCCCTCGACCCGTCGTGCAAGCACCATCCGTGGACACCCCGGGCCTACACGAAAAGGAGACGGGAGGACATCGGACCTCCATGCGCAG CAAAGAGGCTTTGCACCTCTGAACCCCGTGACCTGACCGCAAGCAGCAGAGACGGTACGCCGGCCTCCGTGCGACCGCAAGGCCATCTCCCATCAGGCCCGGCGGTCCGCTCCGGCCCAGACCTGCCAGATCAGGATCAGCCGCTTTCCTTCGACGCGACCAGGATGGCTCTTAAATTAGCGGGGTCCCGGACGGCGCCGGCGGGCCTCCATTCGGACGGCGTGACTCGCGCGCTCTTGTCGGGCCTGCCCAACCTCCACAGCTCCCCCTGGGGGCAGGCGACCGAAGCGCGGGGTCCTGCGGGCGCGCGGGACGGGGCGTCCGGGTCCCCTGaccccagccctgttcctcagCGTGCGACACAAGGGCTGGGGCTGTGCTGTTACTCTTCCTCCGATGAGGACACGTAG